A single Dermacentor albipictus isolate Rhodes 1998 colony chromosome 3, USDA_Dalb.pri_finalv2, whole genome shotgun sequence DNA region contains:
- the LOC139057405 gene encoding uncharacterized protein has translation MSRTKRKTVQKFGARKRAMQLVRPSSVRYSAGSADYVGASTSTSSVSEIAGPSSCCEPVPSSVNGPSTIHLRTRFLTKEEIDANAKRRDALRAELCSMPATRKKFQLMEPTLTPAATPTSEGEHFSIVQMDVFSSLLRCTVCRYCLEGGLTVRESTKLGLATKLEVVCPSCGTIESLWSSPRKKDTQAFEVNVRAMMAMKQIGKGQMALNDFWAAMNVSYRGLHHKTFQKHLKETFREPEAHALDTFYANSAAAVISAYKEMDPSFCKDITVVYDGTWHKRGHTSHIGVGSVIDFHTGLILDAVVLSNHCLGCQTGPKPGDVAYDKWHQYHICQKNTDAKSGSMEVEAGLTLFKRSISRHGLRYTTLVSDGDSRTFSVLTDENVYGIVPIAKEECLNHVQKRMGSGLRNIVKKSDKPLSGKGKLTKHLIENLTDYYGWALRNNSSDVAAMQRAVMATYHHVTSTDRDPRHELCPEGAESWCRHKAAEAKGEPQPRHKHNLPDYVAAAMLPVYQRLSQKSLLQRCMGAKTQNASESFHSVLWSLMPKEQHASLIAVETALHEAVLRYNAGCLKATEVISVSIGLQPGHLAIQRALEKDVLRLKKNTKRHQEKVEVRQNKKRVHRDTSSYPAGAF, from the exons ATGTCGAGAACGAAACGCAAGACAGTGCAGAAGTTCGGTGCGCGGAAGCGCGCTATGCAGCTTGTCCGACCATCCAGCGTCCGATATTCTGCGGGGAGTGCCGACTACGTAGGTGCTT ccaCAAGCACATCGAGTGTTTCCGAGATCGCCGGACCCAGCTCGTGTTGTGAACCGGTGCCATCGAGCGTGAACGGACCGTCGACCATTCATCTGCGGACGCGTTTTCTAACTAAGGAAGAGATCGACGCCAATGCTAAACGCCGTGATGCCCTTCGCGCTGAACTCTGCTCCATGCCAGCGACCCGGAAGAAATTTCAACTCATGGAGCCGACTCTTACACCTGCAGCTACACCTACAAGTGAAGGCGAACATTTTTCTATTGTTCAGATGGACGTTTTTAGCAGCCTGCTCCGCTGCACAGTGTGCAGATATTGCTTGGAAGGTGGTTTGACTGTGAGAGAGAGCACCAAGCTTGGACTGGCGACAAAACTCGAAGTCGTGTGCCCCTCTTGTGGCACAATTGAAAGTTTGTGGTCATCGCCCCGCAAAAAGGACACGCAGGCTTTCGAAGTCAACGTCCGCGCCATGATGGCTATGAAGCAAATAGGAAAGGGCCAAATGGCTCTCAACGATTTTTGGGCTGCTATGAACGTCTCTTACAGAGGTCTGCACCACAAGACGTTTCAAAAGCATTTAAAGGAGACGTTCAGGGAGCCAGAGGCCCACGCCTTGGATACGTTTTACGCTAATTCTGCCGCAGCAGTTATTAGCGCGTATAAAGAAATGGACCCCAGCTTTTGCAAAGACATCACTGTGGTGTACGACGGAACGTGgcacaagcgtgggcacacatcCCACATTGGAGTGGGATCTGTAATTGACTTCCATACAGGTCTTATTTTAGATGCTGTAGTTCTATCGAACCACTGTCTTGGGTGTCAAACAGGGCCCAAACCTGGAGATGTAGCATACGACAAGTGGCACCAGTACCACATCTGCCAGAAGAACACAGATGCAAAATCTGGAAGCATGGAGGTGGAAGCAGGCCTGACTCTCTTCAAGCGGTCCATATCCAGGCATGGCCTGCGTTACACAACCCTGGTGTCTGATGGGGACAGCCGTACCTTCTCTGTCCTCACAGATGAGAATGTTTATGGGATTGTGCCAATTGCAAAAGAAGAATGTCTCAACCATGTGCAAAAGAGAATGGGAAGTGGACTACGTAATATTGTCAAAAAGAGTGACAAGCCACTAAGTGGGAAGGGGAAGTTGACAAAACACCTAATTGAGAATCTCACAGACTATTATGGTTGGGCCCTGAGGAACAACTCCAGTGATGTGGCAGCCATGCAGCGTGCTGTGATGGCTACGTATCACCACGTCACATCGACCGACCGTGACCCTCGCCATGAACTTTGCCCAGAGGGGGCTGAATCGTGGTGCCGACACAAAGCAGCAGAGGCGAAAGGTGAGCCACAGCCCAGACACAAGCACAACCTTCCAGACTACGTTGCTGCAGCTATGTTGCCTGTCTACCAGCGGCTTTCGCAGAAGTCTCTTCTCCAGCGCTGCATGGGAGCAAAGACTCAGAATGCATCAGAGTCCTTCCACTCTGTCCTTTGGTCATTGATGCCAAAAGAACAGCACGCATCCTTGATTGCCGTAGAAACAGCACTGCATGAAGCGGTGCTGCGTTACAATGCTGGCTGCTTGAAAGCAACCGAAGTAATATCAGTCTCCATTGGGCTCCAGCCAGGTCACCTGGCCATCCAGCGAGCTCTTGAAAAAGATGTGCTACGGCTGAAAAAAAACACCAAACGACACCAAGAAAAGGTGGAAGTGAGGCAGAACAAGAAAAGAGTGCACAGGGACACTTCAAGCTACCCtgcaggagctttctaa